Proteins encoded in a region of the Anopheles aquasalis chromosome 2, idAnoAquaMG_Q_19, whole genome shotgun sequence genome:
- the LOC126573318 gene encoding annulin-like — protein sequence MEVTAPHTLPFPFWGQEEERDNAIDDQDDEGALVVERIDICSKENGINHRTDKYDLMNRTPAKLVIRRGQDFILRLVCNRSIKPKTDTIWLVLAVDPINNEWVSHGHGTVVYLLLKTNDSETVEREDDSDWSARLETVQPSEEGDLMEHTITIRTSPYASVSKWTLSVNVKSGSTAESTGYMLDQPIYLLFNPWCEEDPVFLENEDQRKEYVLEDMTLIWKGTARSFYPSQWKVGQYEENILDCTLNVLGSAAGLAATYRGNAIRVCRALSGAVNSNDNYGVVIGNWSGKYKDGTAPSAWTGSVKILQKYYQSEDPVPYGQCWVFAGVLATMCRTLGIPCRIITNFTSGHDTEGSLTLDVYMDEEANPLPKFSRDSIWNYHVWNEVWLKRNDLGTSEYDGWQVIDGTPQEYSDLSYKLGPAPVKAVRDGLVNLLYDCAFVYAEVNADKVFWRYRGPGKSVQLIDKDTTGIGQFISTKAVGSSEREDVTQSYKFEEQSAEATVSMLRALKLNQCSLTKRYRKMVFGEKTGHIAHQGNDVEFELILEDQAMVGESFQVALRIRNVSGDEQTARGRIHLNHVLYTGKNIKTITSHPFTLTLDPESEETIEVPISFDDYYEPGMNEAIFKVTSFATIDGADYEFFSQEDYRLRRPHLQLELASEPIYRSSVKMIASFTNPLPVPITEGVLTVECSGLCRTLTIPVNSIDVNDKYEVTFLIMPSFEGSNQVTAKFQSNEISDVEGSLSFDVMPPEDRNSNREVLFFS from the exons ATGGAAgtaaccgcaccgcacacgcTACCGTTCCCCTTTTGGGGACAGGAGGAAG AACGCGATAACGCTATCGACGATCAGGATGACGAAGGTGCCCTGGTGGTCGAGAGGATCGACATATGCAgcaaggaaaatggaatcaacCATCGGACGGATAAGTATGACCTGATGAACCGCACCCCGGCGAAGCTGGTCATTCGCCGTGGCCAGGATTTCATTCTGCGGCTCGTGTGCAATCGATCCATCAAACCCAAAACGGATACCATATGGCTGGTACTGGCGGTTGATCCGATCAACAATGAATGGGTTAGCCACGGCCATGGTACAGTGGTGTATCTGTTGCTCAAAACGAACGACAGCGAAACGGTGGAGAGAGAAGATGACAGTGATTGGTCCGCCCGGTTGGAGACGGTGCAGCCGTCCGAGGAAGGAGATCTAATGgagcacaccatcaccatccgcacCTCGCCTTATGCTTCCGTCTCGAAGTGGACACTCTCTGTGAATGTTAAATCCGGCAGCACCGCAGAGTCGACCGGCTATATGCTAGACCAGCCGATCTATCTGCTTTTCAATCCCTGGTGCGAAGAGGATCCCGTTTTTCTCGAGA ATGAGGATCAGCGCAAAGAGTACGTGCTGGAGGACATGACGCTCATCTGGAAGGGCACTGCACGCAGTTTTTATCCTTCGCAGTGGAAAGTCGGTCAGTATGAGGAGAATATTCTGGATTGTACGCTCAATGTGCTGGGAAGTGCTGCAGGGCTGGCCGCTACGTATCGTGGTAATGCGATCAGGGTGTGCCGGGCCCTGTCGGGTGCAGTGAACAGTAACGACAACTATGGTGTAGTGATTGGTAACTGGAGTGGAAAGTACAAGGATGGCACCGCACCGAGCGCCTGGACCGGTTCGGTTaaaattttgcaaaaatacTACCAAAGCGAAGATCCGGTCCCGTATGGCCAGTGTTGGGTGTTTGCGGGCGTACTGGCCACCATGTGTCGCACCCTCGGTATACCGTGTCGTATCATCACCAACTTCACCTCGGGACACGACACCGAAGGATCGCTCACGCTCGATGTGTACATGGACGAGGAGGCTAATCCGCTGCCAAAGTTTTCGCGCGACAGTATCTGGAACTATCACGTGTGGAACGAGGTGTGGTTGAAGCGCAACGATCTCGGCACGTCCGAGTACGACGGATGGCAGGTGATTGACGGTACACCGCAGGAATATTCCGATCTTAGCTACAAGCTTGGTCCCGCACCGGTCAAAGCGGTTCGGGACGGTCTCGTCAACCTGCTGTACGATTGTGCCTTCGTCTATGCGGAAGTGAACGCCGATAAAGTTTTCTGGCGTTACCGTGGCCCAGGGAAATCGGTACAGTTAATCGATAAGGATACGACCGGTATCGGGCAGTTCATCAGCACGAAAGCAGTTGGTTCGAGTGAGCGTGAGGATGTTACGCAGAGCTACAAGTTTGAAGAGCAATCCGCCGAAGCAACTGTGTCCATGCTGCGGGCACTCAAGCTGAATCAATGTAGCCTCACCAAACGCTACCGAAAGAtggttttcggtgaaaaaACGGGACACATAGCGCACCAGGGTAACGATGTGGAATTTGAGCTGATACTCGAAGATCAGGCGATGGTTGGGGAGTCCTTCCAGGTTGCACTTCGGATTCGCAACGTCAGCGGTGATGAGCAAACCGCGAGAGGAAGAATCCATCTAAACCACGTGCTGTACACGGGCAAGAACATAAAAACCATCACGAGTCATCCATTCACACTTACGCTCGATCCGGAAAGTGAGGAAACCATTGAGGTACCGATCAGCTTCGATGATTACTACGAACCGGGTATGAATGAGGCCATCTTTAAGGTGACCAGCTTTGCGACCATCGATGGAGCGGATTACGAGTTCTTCTCACAGGAGGACTACCGGTTACGTAGACCACATCTACAGCTAGAGCTGGCCAGTGAACCGATCTATCGATCGTCCGTTAAAATGATTGCCTCATTTACCAACCCACTACCAGTGCCCATCACCGAGGGCGTACTAACCGTCGAGTGTTCCGGTCTGTGCAGAACACTAACCATACCG GTGAACTCGATCGATGTGAATGATAAGTATGAAGTGACCTTCCTGATCATGCCGTCCTTCGAAGGAAGCAATCAAGTGACGGCCAAATTTCAGTCCAATGAAATTAGTGACGTTGAAGGATCGCTAAGCTTTGACGTGATGCCTCCGGAGGATCGGAACTCAAACAGAGAAGTGCTTTTCTTCAGCTAA